Within the Glycine soja cultivar W05 chromosome 3, ASM419377v2, whole genome shotgun sequence genome, the region ttatatcgtgttatgatattttttaatcattaataatttttttataaaaatattataatttagattAGAATTAAAGCTATGTTAAATTGATTCGCAGGTccatatttttacaaaattcagTTTGAgttcctaatttattttttgtcaattgGTCCTCCTATTTAATTATCtatatgaaaattaatcttcaattcagttaatatttttttaaaagtcccTAAATTGTTTGGCTCGAAAGTTAAAAATGTACCGAAAACTCTCAAAGTTGCCTCATTTGttcttacaagttacaacataCTCTCCTGTCTTCAAAGTATgtgattaatttttcataacGATAATTAGACGAAAATattcaattgaaaataaaaaaaattcaggatctaattaaaacaaaaaaatagttgaaggatctaaTGGAAATTTTGGTAAGAGTAAGGGAACAcacaatataattaaaacttaaagacataaaaaaaaatagattaaaagagTTAAAATCTCGTGTTGAAGCTCCTGAAAATGCCATTATTGAAAAAATGACAACTAAATGTTGGGCTTGGCCCACTGTACTTTGTCTTTGAAGCAGGAGCTCCCTTGAGGCTGTTACTTCCTGCAACCGCttagtatattaaaataaaagtaaacccCCAAAATACCCTTGACATTTTACGCATCTCCCCTATCGGCTTTCACGCGCTttgttggttgttgttgttatgtGGTTGATAAGATGGGTAAAATGAAgcccaaaagaaataaaattaaatgttttaaaatttttattagttggagttaaatatgcattttatactttttattttaaataatgagaTATTGATACATGAATAACATTCATGAATTAGGATCAATTTGGATTATATGGCAGTGCTGATGTAAATTTGTTCAGTTTTGAAATCCTTTAGTTTTGGCCAACGTGAGTGCTCCCTTTGAGATGTcacttgatttttaattatctaGATTTTACAAGGCAGAAAAGAAATTTAGGAGGACCATAACTTTAAAAATTACCGCGAATGTCAAGATTAATGCTAAGAAAatcaaattggttttttttttaataagcatgGTGATGAAGGCAAAGTCTGTAAGATTAATTACTTactatttttaatatgaaaaagtttttacaaattagtttatatataaaattttgaatattgaATTTACTTaaacaacattttaaaaaattcaatcaaaattaaactcatttgaATATTGAAAGCTCAGATCACAAAATGGTggaacaaaattcaaattctctcgGTGAGGTACTCACATAATTAGTATTTGACATTGTCTCAAATATAATTGTCTATAAAAGAGGATActtatgagaaataaaaaaacttatttgaatatttaaaattaccaatgaaattatattctattaactaaaataatttaatattattcaaaaCTAAAAGTTCAACAAcgatagtaaaatatttttattgattaatcattttaaaaattattttttaatttatgttttactACTTgcatagaaaaataatattcgAATGAGTAAATGATATTAatgtcttttgatttttttttaattgcacaCGATATTCTTCATTTTTCTGTCACTATATGAACCTTCGCAATCGTTTGAAAACATTATGAAATCTTTTATACTTTACAATAATTCCttaatttgtttgaatttttttgcaTCATATAGTTTCTATAAATAAGATGTTGTCAACGTTAAAAAACAATGATATATACTGTGTtcaatgcctttttttttattaggatgATGTGAATGTCTTCTACTATTAAATACTATTACtgtatataaaataagattggttgttataaaaattaataaattaattattaatattttacggGGAAAAAAACTTGTACGGTATATAAATTCATCTAAGGCGTGAACGCAAAACGCACCGTTTGAACCCGAAGTCTTGTTGTGCAAGTACAAGTCGCGAACACAAAAGCAAGCAGCTataaggaaggaaaggaaaaggaGACTTGGTGCGAAAGTTGAAAGCACGAAAATGGGGTGGGTTTGGAAGGATGACAACAGCGACGATGTTCGACGCGATAACTCTTCGGAACGATGCGCCACCACCAAGGTCGTCAAATCTCAGTGCAGAACAGAGGAGGTTGAAACTGGAAAGTTCGTCAGAAAGTGCGAGAAAACCGAAGAGATTCTCAGGAATTGCATCGGAaagtaatatttcttttttcctcttctttatCACTTATTAAAATCGTTTTAATTTTTTGGCAATACTTTCAAATGTGATTCCCAAGAAAATACGATTCATTGATTAGGTATTAGGAAGAGGTTTGCTATGAATTCTAGCCTacggtgtgtgtgtgtgtgtgtgtgtgtgtgtgttttcctTGATCACAAActaatttgatgaattttttgaATCAAAATCTGGATATAATTGGTAACGGATGCACTGACATCTTTGCTCCGTTTAAGAATTAGGGTAAAGTATGTTATATCTTTGCTCTGTTTAAGAATTAGGGTAAATTATGTTCTATCTTTGCTCCTGTTCTTCTATTGATGCAGAACAGAAGCAAAACTGTATAACTAAGATTGCCATTAAACTCAAATCAATATattactaataaataataaaaattacttcCTTTGGCCTGCATCACACCTATTCTATTTCTCTCCATCTTACTTTGATTTCATATATCTGCGTTCATGCAAAGCCAGGTGAAAAATAGCTTGTTATTTAATATGACTACGGTAAATGATTTGAAAGTAAGAGTAAGGCATACTATGTAATGGCCggattagttttttaaatctagTTTGTTTAGTCTTTTTAAGATATAACttgaatgattaatttttttatcatggtaGACAAACCAGATAATTGGCTTCGTAATATTATAGAATTCTGAATAATTTCTTGTTAGGTTGTTGGAtgtcaaattattttcttatgatGACTCAGAGATAGAGAACTATAACCTTATTAGTAGTGGAAGAtgcaattgattttaattgtacGCTGTTTCAATTGAAAAGCAAACTGATATAATGTTCTGTATGGAAACGTGGAGGGAAAGAGAATGATTCTGGTCACACTTACACACACACAGAGGATTCTTCCAATTGAGCTTGTCATCAGTGAGTTGGTCCATACTGCACAGTTGATATTTGATGGCCAAGCAACCCTAGTTATAAGAACCTTTGTACCCTAGTATTgccttgtttggataaactttttcataaatACTCATAGGAGATgaaaataagaaggtaaaatgaattgaatttctCTCATAAGTTTAAATCAacttaatcaattaattttatagaaGTTTTCTCATCCAACTTCTCCAAAAGCTGAGGAgcatgagttgattttaacttatgccTTATGGATGAAGCTCTagtcattttacattttaagtGCTCATGGAGAAGGTTATTCAAAAAGGGTCTAATTTGGTTCCATTCAAATTTATGATAAGGACCCATCTCTATTTGTATGTAGGTGCACTTGTATGTTTATGTGCATCAGTGGAATGTGGATGTGCTTTTATTGATTTCAGTTTTCAGGCTTTAGGTACTGCAGAGCCTTTTAGAGGTGCTCCTTTGGAGTATTTTCATATGGATTTTTAAAAGATTCTGTTCTTTATAGGTTGATTTTAATGTTTGGGCATTAAGATTATTTGAGAATATGGCTGGACTATCCAGTTACCCTCTCTTTTTAAATGTGACTGAAATATTCATCTCATTTTTACCTACGACGCTTTCCAGGCCCGCCGAAGTGTTGCAATCAAACAAAGAGTATACTGAAGAGGATATCACAGATGAAGTACTTAAAGGAAGGTCTGTTCCATTTAGCTCATCTGACGGTGCCAGTGGTGTGTTTGACTTTCCTGGGCTACAAAATGATATTGAAGTCATGGAACGTAACCTGTTAAGTGGTCTCAGTCATTTCTTCGACGCAGCGAATGGGTTTTTTGATGTTTTTTCCAAGTCTCCAAGCATCTTTGATGCAGAGTCATCCTCACCCTCTGTGAGGAGAGGGATACCTATTGAAGAATATCGTCGGCCAGAAGCTTATCCTAAATCCAAGGAGAAGGAATCAGGAGATACTGATTTTGTTGCAATGGCTAAAGATGTTTAAACCTTAAATATGCCCTGggtataaaataagttttcttAGTTTTGTATTAGATTGTGGACATCTGGACCACAATCAAGTCCTCTAGTAACATGTTTCTCTGTATTAAGTATTAACatgtttctttttactttttatttgaagTTGTTTCTGATGTAGCGTGTGACCAAATTTTTGTTTTCCCCCTACACTCAGTTGTAGGCAATAAGAATGATTAAGCAATTCATTTTTAAGCCAAATTATCAGCGGGTGGATGGAAAGATATGTGCATTTAcattcatttttcaaatatcCCTAATATAGCGGATGATTGGATTAATTATTTCGGTTAAATTATCGATTAGTTGAGGCAGCAGAGAGTGAACTTTGTTTCCCTCTCGCGTTGACGAAAGTTTATTCAAAATGACTCCAGACAGCTATTGTATGATTGATCATTGATGGGTTTGGATGAAATTCTTGGATTGATTTGATcgtaaagaaaatgaaaaggatcAACTTAtgactttttaatttgtttgattttattgTTTCATTCTACTTTTATtgtatatgtatttttaaaaataaattaaaattaaggtgttattttataaataaaaacaaaattaaaagataaaagtatTTTTGCAATTAAATGCAATATATACTTAAAATGTTATAAGGTTAAGTTTGATTTTTTGGGTTAATGTGATATTGAAATATCTAtcagatttattattattaaagaacTTGATTGatcattaatatgatttttttttctaattattttttttattgatgagaTTCTAATATGAGAATTTAAGTTTCATTCATATCTCAAGAGTTTTAAGTTGAATTTTATTCATACCAACACTTGAtaaatctttttcttaaataatgtaatactattattaatttaagaaaagtgattatatttgaaaattatatttaaaagtgattttattAACACAATCTAAATAATATTCATtatgttaaaatcaatttttaaattaaatattttaaaacaaattaatttattcaaatctatgtttaattaaaattacttttatctaaaattaaattaaattttgggcTAATTGAAAGTTCAAAACTATTTGGGATTCTGTATCAAAAAGTGCTTTGAGTCTTTAACACTTTGACTCTTGCTGTGGAAGTGGATGCCATGTTGCACGATCCCTTTAACTCGTAGTAGTGGCTTTGCGTTTCATGCTTTGATCACATCATTGACGCCACTTTGCTGTCTTGAAGATGAAGACTAAAAGTCCTCAAACTCCAAGGACTAGGAGCATAACAAAATTCTGAATCGATTAACTTTGTTCGTTCCTCTGAAAAAACACGTTCAGAAAGTTCAGTCGCTAATGGAAGTTAGTGCGGCACCACTTATCTGTTTGACTTTTTTTCTCGTAAAATCCATGTTCATGtccccttaccttttttttctttttctgttaatTAAACTGTTAATTTTAAGGTTTTCATTTTGATtcgttgataatataaaaacatttcCATTTGATAACGTGTTGTTAGTTGTTAGATCATCAAAGAGTTATGGAAGTATTCATTGATGAATACAAtgttcattatttaatttttatttggatttattaACAAATACTACTGACTGGTGCTGAATCATGAATGGGTCGCTTGCAAAAGTATGTCCAGATGGATTAGTCAACCTTTGTGTCGATGATGACATATTTGAATTGATCAAATATATTGAACATCGAGTACCaagtaaaatttacattttttattaataactaataaatattaCGTATATTGCatgaatatttgtaaatttaaattaaacgtGATAAAATATCaactataaaactaaaaaaagatagtttaattaataaagactactttattgataataaaaatattgaattgaaAAGTATAggcctttaaaaaaattattctaaaatatttaaaattaatacgattaatataatattttcaatagTAAGTAGTAACTCGTATATATCTCattatatttaactaaaaaaatgaaatactaattaatgaaattaagaaccggtaaaaaaaaaacaagaaaagtaagaatcttctttaattgaataatcaattaaaaaggaaaaatacaattttattttgaaatgaaaattccaAAAGCATGTAATACAAAACAAGACATTGAAAACTATATAGAAACGTTATCctgtatttaattaataatgtaacatACAACTTACAAGtgtgattataatttatatttttctttaaaaacatcattattttaaaataaaattatttattcagcATTTGAAACTCTTTACTTTGTAACCAAAAGCAACATACTTGTTAAGGTATTGTTTTTCTGGTCTTGTTacattttaagtaattataagtgaaaagatttattaaaaaaggaaatattattataattttaatataatttttttatttattggtacttaaaaattcattttaaagatTGATGCTAACAAAATAGATTTTTATCCCTTCTTAAAATAACGTCGAAAATAACAAGGCATAGAataaaatttcttcaaaaactaTTCGGTTCGTACAAATTTGTTAGATTAATTATCTCTTTAAGTTCATGTTGGATTTAAACTCTTGACTTAATTCGTAAGGCAAAACTATTACATGTGTATAGTACATGTTtctaatcatataaaaaaacctttaaTAATGCACATCATGATTGTACTGAAGAAGAAGAGTGCCAAATAGCAATACGAAGACCATGAGTAGGAACAAAAAACAACAACTCGAACTCGAGTAGAATAAAGAAATCTGGAACGTCCAGTCAACACGTGGGATCCCTTCATTCCCATTGGATTGGTTCGCTCGCTCGCACGCGTTTCCTCCAACATTTCATTAACACCTTCCCTCCTTTTTGTCGTACCTAATCCCTCTCACTCTCACCCATTGAGAATCTTAAATTCTCACatctttatctctttcttcttaaatatacacaattttttttaatataacttgATTCATTTCACTTACTAATTTCTATGAAAAATACACATTTCCCAcgtgtaaaaactaaaaagtcatCATGGAAGGAGCATTCGTTCTCCTCACTCATCATGAAAAAGGATCATTTCCATTTTGTTAATTGCGTACTCGAGATTGCACACGATCTTTTCCATCTATATAACATCAACACTTTCTCTTATTCAAACGCCAACAATTCCCACTCGGACTCTGTCTCACAAGGGTCGTTTTCCCTTTCTAGTTTACATCTTCCACTCC harbors:
- the LOC114407283 gene encoding uncharacterized protein LOC114407283, coding for MGWVWKDDNSDDVRRDNSSERCATTKVVKSQCRTEEVETGKFVRKCEKTEEILRNCIGKPAEVLQSNKEYTEEDITDEVLKGRSVPFSSSDGASGVFDFPGLQNDIEVMERNLLSGLSHFFDAANGFFDVFSKSPSIFDAESSSPSVRRGIPIEEYRRPEAYPKSKEKESGDTDFVAMAKDV